The Flavobacterium psychrotrophum region TGCAAATGCTTTAGTACCGTTTACGGGAGAGGCCTTTCCGCTAAAAACAGGATCAGCCAATATGGTTTTGCCATCTGTCTGGATAAAGTAAGAAGAATGCCCAAACCATATCAGCACATTTTCTTTGGGCAATAGCCCTTTAAGGTCATTTTTTACGGTGGGCAGTGGCCTGGCAGGCTTACTTCGTTTACTTTTATCAAAAAAGAAACGGTACATTATTTTACCAAACGATTCGCCTTCGGCAAGCTGCGGCGTGTTGCTTAGGTTTTCAAAAGCTTTTAATTGCGCATTGTAGTTAGGAGATGCCTGTACTTTTCTAAGTCTTTCATCTTGTGGTTTATCGCCAAATTTTGGCTGCTTAAAAAACACAAAAACGGCAAGCAGGCACATTGCCACTATGGTAAGGGTTATCATTGAACGATATTTTCATTCAAAAATACTAAAAAAGAAATGAGGGCTGTTACAGTATACTACGCTAAAGTGAATTTTAGAGCGTTATTTGGCTATTTCAAGGGTCACGGTAAGCTTACCCTGGTTCTTGTTGTCAGAAATCTCCATAAAAGCTTTTTTGCTCAGGTCAATGTCATAGCCTTTTGTAAAAGGACCACGGTCGTTAACGGTTACAATAACCGATTTTCCATTAGCATTATTAGTAACTTTTAGTTTAGTACCAAAGGGTAGTTTTTTGTGTGCGGCAGTAAGTTTGCTGTTACTGAATTTTTCGCCGCTGGCGGTTTGTTTACCGTTAAACTTATCGGCATAATAGGTGGCTACTGCTTTTTTTTCAAATGTGGTGTACGATGCATTTTTAGAGCTGCCACAACCGGCCAGCACAATAAGCATCAGTAATAAAAAAGCCGCTTTTTTTGCCATATTATGCTTTCTCGATAATTTCTATTTTAACTTTAAAACTGCCAGAGCCTTTATTAGAAGCTATTTCCATAAAGGCCTTTTTAGTAAGGTCTATCTCCAGTTTCTTGCTGTAAGGGCCACGGTCGTTTACCTTAACGTCTACAAACTTTCCGTTTTTTTCGTTGGTAACGCGCAGCATGGTGCCCAGTGGCAACCTCATGTGTGCAGCAGTATATTTTGTATTGTGAAAACGTTCGCCGCTTGTGGTTTTGCGTCCGTTAAACTTATCTGCGTAATATGTAGCCATACAACTGGCTTTGTATACCGTAAGTTTAGATGACGAAGCTTCTTTAACTTCTTCATCTTTGCAGGCTACCTCTGTAGTATCGGCCGCCTTTAATTCAGTTTTTGTTGTAGTTTCATCTGTAGCAGCGGGGCTGCCCGACGAAAAGCCTGTTAATATAAATAATAACACTGCTGTACTGAAAATGATAATACTATTCTTCATAGATAATATAATTTTTGTCCGTTAGGTTTAACAATTAACATGCCAATGAACGCTAAGGCCGTTTAAAGGCCAATTTTACCGGTTAGCTTAACCAGGCGCTCCACGGGATCCTGCTTAATAGCAGCACAAGCCCAATGGCATACATAATGGCGATTTTTTTAAATTTCGCCTCGCTCGTTTCAGCTTTTTTGTGTTTTGACCAACCTATGGTTATCAGTACAATAGCAATGATATTTACAAGCGGGTGTTCTACAAGATAAAGCCTTAAAGTACTATCTTTCATGGCAGCGCCCATACCACCTGCCTTAGCGGCATCAAGGTAAGGCGACAGGAAATACATAATCATCCCAAGCAAAAACTGTACGTGTGTAAAAATGAGTGCGATGAGCGCTATGGTAC contains the following coding sequences:
- a CDS encoding septal ring lytic transglycosylase RlpA family protein; this encodes MKNSIIIFSTAVLLFILTGFSSGSPAATDETTTKTELKAADTTEVACKDEEVKEASSSKLTVYKASCMATYYADKFNGRKTTSGERFHNTKYTAAHMRLPLGTMLRVTNEKNGKFVDVKVNDRGPYSKKLEIDLTKKAFMEIASNKGSGSFKVKIEIIEKA
- a CDS encoding septal ring lytic transglycosylase RlpA family protein, with the protein product MAKKAAFLLLMLIVLAGCGSSKNASYTTFEKKAVATYYADKFNGKQTASGEKFSNSKLTAAHKKLPFGTKLKVTNNANGKSVIVTVNDRGPFTKGYDIDLSKKAFMEISDNKNQGKLTVTLEIAK